A DNA window from Hordeum vulgare subsp. vulgare chromosome 1H, MorexV3_pseudomolecules_assembly, whole genome shotgun sequence contains the following coding sequences:
- the LOC123402557 gene encoding uncharacterized protein LOC123402557 — protein MYIKIETMRLDWYSKPENQKVIRADMYQGLVDTVVAGESRGDRIGKRIVLPRTFPGGDRDMQRRFLNAMAIVQRSGKPDYFITMTCNPYWEEITEELLPGQMPQDRPDLVARLHLPNMHTVAFKACENVEDVVARPSSSKSMLTEYFEMNRKFPVARNLLYREFPEHYRWIPEKKVAE, from the exons ATGTATATTAAGATCGAGACTATGCGGCTTGACTGGTACTCAAAGCCAGAAAATCAGAAGGTCATCCGCGCTGACATGTACCAG GGTCTTGTTGACACCGTCGTTGCCGGTGAGTCACGCGGTGATCGAATTGGCAAAAGAATCGTGCTTCCACGGACATTTCCTGGTGGTGATCGTGACATGCAGCGGAGGTTCTTGAATGCTATGGCAATAGTGCAGCGGTCGGGTAAACCCGATTATTTTATCACGATGACTTGCAATCCATATTGGGAGGAGATAACCGAGGAACTGTTGCCTGGACAAATGCCGCAGGACCGTCCAGACCTGGTTGCAAGA CTTCATTTGCCAAATATGCATACAGTTGCATTTAAAGCTTGTGAAAATGTGGAAGATGTTGTAGCACGACCGTCTTCTTCCAAGTCCATGCTTACAGAATACTTTGAGATGAACCGGAAGTTTCCAGTAGCACGGAACTTATTGTACAGAGAGTTTCCAGAACATTACAGATGGATACCTGAAAAAAAAGTGGCAGAATAG